The stretch of DNA CTGTTTGAATTGTTTAAACCAGAAATACGTTTACTGCTATTTAAAGAAACATTTTAATTAATATTTATGAATACATTTTTACGAAAAACAACCCTGACAATTGCCAGTGCGGTATTGTTAACAAGTTGCGCCTCAAGTTTTAAATCAATTTCTCCTGAAACACTCAATTTTCAAAGTGAAAGCAGCAATAAAAATGTTAAGCTATCCTATTCTTATAATGTACTCCAAGAGAGAGGAAACGCTAAATATGCAAGAAGGGAATTAAAAACTCAAAATCATTTTGTCGCAATTAAGATTAAAAACAACTCTGGGAAAAATTTAGTATTTAATGAGGATATTAAACTTTTATCTAATGAAATCCCTGCTACGATTGTAGATCCGGAAATAGCATTCAATGAAGTTAAACAAAGCGTACCAATTTATTTGTTGTATCTCTTATTAACACCTACTAAACTAACTATAACTGAAGATGGAGGCCAAAAGACTTCATTTCCTTTAGGTTTCATGTTAGGCCCTGCAATTTCTGCAGGTAATATGATTATTGCCGGCAGTGCAAACAGTAAGTTTAAAAGTGAATTGACCACCTACAATATTTTAGGAAAGAATATTAAAAACGGAGAAACTGCATATGGTCTAATTACATTAAAGTCTGCTGGATATACCCCATTAACCCTACAAATACTGGCACAAACCGATAGTACTAAAGTTTCGCAGAACCAGTAGGAATCATATAAAGGAATCACATCCTAATAAATGCAAAAGGTCCTGATACATTATGTATCAGGACCTTTATGTTTATGTTATATTACTTATTACTTAGCCCTCAATTTTAGGCCCATGTAAGTGAACTACAGTACCTTTTTTTCTCAAACGCATATTTAAAAACTCTACACCTAAGGAGAAGGCAATTGCAAAGTATAAATAACCTTTAGGGATTGCTCCTACTTCATTTCCAAGTACTGAAAGATGTGCTAAGTGTGCTGATTCAGTAATCAACATAAAGCCAATCAGAATTAGGAATGCCAATCCAAGCATTTGGATAGTTGGGTGTTCATTCACAAAGCGTCCAACCGGCGTTGCAAACGCCATCATGATAAGCATTGAAATTACCACCGCAATAATCATTAACGTTAGCGCATTAGGCAAACCGTTGGTCATACCTACAGCTGTTAAAATAGAGTCGAAAGAAAACACAATGTTAATAACCGTTATTTGAACAATAGCAGCTCCTAAAGTATTAACGGCTTTTTTTGTAGTTGAAGTTTCAGTGTGTTCCATTCCTTCCAACTTATGGTGAATTTCGGAAGTACTTTTATAAAGAAGAAAAATACCACCAGCCAAAAGAATGAGGCTTTGTCCGGAAAAGGCCCCATGAAACCAAGAAAGGTGAAACTCAATCCAAGGCTGTTTCATGGAAATAAGCACATTGATGCCCAATAAAAGAATAATTCTCATGATCATAGCCAGAAACAAGCCAACATTTGTTGCTTTTGCCTGTTGCTCACGAGGTAATTTGCCAGCGGCAATAGATATGAATATGATATTATCCACACCTAATACAATTTCAAGAAAGGTTAGGGTTAATAGTCCCAACCACGCGTCAGGATTAGAGATCCACTCCATAGAAGATTTTTTTAGTTTAAATGACCGCCGAAGATAAATATTATGCTGAAATTGTACACAGTTACCTTTGCGAAACTTTTATATGATTTCAAAGTTTTATGAGCATGATTGATCTTAGGGGAATCCCAGTGCATTCGTTAGGGCAAGATATAATTAGAACCTTTAATCTAAGTGGCTCTGCTGGTATCTCTTCATTAGAACCGCATCGGCATGAGTTTTATGAAATCATCTACTTTGAAAACGCCCAAGGCTCACAACGACTTGACTTTAATGACTTTGAGGTATATCCTGAAACATTAACATTTATCAGCCCGGGTCAGATTCATCAACTTAAAACAAAAAAATTCGAGGGGATTATTATCACTTTTACAGCAGCCGCCTTTTCCCGAACGGATGAAGAGATAGCATTTCTTCAACAATACACTCTATTTCATAAATCCGGAGCTAATACAAGCATGATACCCATGGGTGAGGATAAAGAAGTACTACTTTCACTCATAAAAGCTATCAATAAAGAGTCTCGACGTGCCGATTCTTGTCAAAACATTCTAAAATCCTACCTAAAACTTTTTCTTGAAATTGTGGCAAGAGCTTATCGTGTTACACATAAGCTTTTTGACTCAACTTCCCATGATGCTGAACGGATCAATAAACTACAGAATCTTATTGAACTTAATTTCACTCGTGAACATTTAGCACCATTCTACGCATCGTCACTAAATCTTACTCCAAAAAGATTGAATGAAATATGCAAAAAGATCGTCGGAAAAACCGTAACTTCTCTTCTGGCTGAAAGGATCAACCTGGAGGCCAAACGATTAACAGGTTACAGCAATCAAACTATTAAAGAGATCGCTTTTCAACTTGGCTTTGATGACCCTTCCTATTTCAGCAGGTTTTTTAAAAAGAAAAATGGACATACCCCCGAGGAGTTTAGAAGTCAATGTTCAAATAGTACCATTCATTAAGCATTCTGTCCTTCATTGCTTTAAGTAGATTGTTTCACCTTTGTATTGTTAATTTTTCAATGGTATCACAATAAAAATTAATGACTTATGGCAACAACATGGAATTTAGACCCTAACCACACTGAAGTAAAATTCAAAGTAAAACATTTGGTTATTTCAAGCGTTACGGGGTATTTCAGCAATTTTAACGGCACAGTTGAAACTACACAAGCAGATTTCAGTGATGCCAAAGTAAGTTTTGAAGCTGATATAAACAGTATCTCTACCAAAAATGAACAGCGAGAC from Solitalea canadensis DSM 3403 encodes:
- a CDS encoding TerC family protein is translated as MEWISNPDAWLGLLTLTFLEIVLGVDNIIFISIAAGKLPREQQAKATNVGLFLAMIMRIILLLGINVLISMKQPWIEFHLSWFHGAFSGQSLILLAGGIFLLYKSTSEIHHKLEGMEHTETSTTKKAVNTLGAAIVQITVINIVFSFDSILTAVGMTNGLPNALTLMIIAVVISMLIMMAFATPVGRFVNEHPTIQMLGLAFLILIGFMLITESAHLAHLSVLGNEVGAIPKGYLYFAIAFSLGVEFLNMRLRKKGTVVHLHGPKIEG
- a CDS encoding helix-turn-helix domain-containing protein, with product MIDLRGIPVHSLGQDIIRTFNLSGSAGISSLEPHRHEFYEIIYFENAQGSQRLDFNDFEVYPETLTFISPGQIHQLKTKKFEGIIITFTAAAFSRTDEEIAFLQQYTLFHKSGANTSMIPMGEDKEVLLSLIKAINKESRRADSCQNILKSYLKLFLEIVARAYRVTHKLFDSTSHDAERINKLQNLIELNFTREHLAPFYASSLNLTPKRLNEICKKIVGKTVTSLLAERINLEAKRLTGYSNQTIKEIAFQLGFDDPSYFSRFFKKKNGHTPEEFRSQCSNSTIH